The genomic interval TCCATCTGTAACATATCTTTAAAAGTTACTTCACTGCGTCCACTCACTTGCCATAGCCCTGTCACACCTGGTAACATAGCTGCCCGTTGTAACATATTTTCTCTATAGTCATTCATTGCTAAGTAGTAATCTCTTAACTGAAGAGGACGAGGACCAACCAAGCTCATACTACCCTGCAAAACGTTAAACAGTTGTGGTAGCTCATCTAAACTCGTCCGGCGCAGAAATTTACCTACACGAGTAATGCGTGGATCTTCCTTCATTTTAAATAGAACACCACCTTCGGACTCATTAAGCTGCTCAAGTTCCTTAAGTTTTTCCTCTGCATTCACCTCCATTGTCCGAAACTTCCAGATTACAAAAGTTTTCTCACCTCGTCCCATTCGATACTGACGAAAGAAAATAGGTCCTTTTGAATCTAGACGAATGAGTAAGGCGATCGTCAATAAAAGTGGACTCAAAAGCACTACACCTAACCCAGCACCACAGAAATCAATGATTCTTTTACCAACAAATTGAACTGTATAGAACCATGATCGTGCTTGCAGAATTTGGTCTGAGTACAAAGAGCTTACACGCACTTCGGAACTTGCACTTGGAATAAAATTTGGGGAAGACATGTCTATCTCCAGGAAAAATGCACGGTCAATGTGTTAAAATAACCACAAGAGTT from Chroogloeocystis siderophila 5.2 s.c.1 carries:
- a CDS encoding sugar transferase; this translates as MSSPNFIPSASSEVRVSSLYSDQILQARSWFYTVQFVGKRIIDFCGAGLGVVLLSPLLLTIALLIRLDSKGPIFFRQYRMGRGEKTFVIWKFRTMEVNAEEKLKELEQLNESEGGVLFKMKEDPRITRVGKFLRRTSLDELPQLFNVLQGSMSLVGPRPLQLRDYYLAMNDYRENMLQRAAMLPGVTGLWQVSGRSEVTFKDMLQMDLLYQNNWCLWLDIRILWQTVLVVLSRKGAY